TGAACGTGTTGTTTCAGCGTCCGGATGAGCGATAACTTCTCCCTTTTCATCAACCAGAAAAGTGAAACCTGTCTTGCCGATTCTATTGCTGACAATTTTTCCGGAAAGCTCTGTCAGCGTCATAGCCTGAGCGAGAACGCCTTTAAGATTTCCTGCTGCATCAAAGATTCCGGTTGAAAGAACCATCGCCGGCTTTCCTGATGTTTTCCCTATCAGAATTTGTTTGCCAAACTGTTTTCCATCGATAATCTGCTTAAAATACGAGCGATCACCATAATATTTAGTTTTTTTGCCATCACTACGACCGATATTGTTGCCTTTGGTGTCAACGGTAAAGGCAAGGTAGGCCCAATCATAGTACTTGGTAATGGTTTCAAGTGCAGGATTCTGAAAACGTGCCTGCATTGACTGCATTTCGTTGAGTGAGGCATTCTGCTTCAGCATTCGTTGATTCATGTCTACCCAACCATCAACATGAGTGATCAGATTATTATTGATTGCCGCCAGCTCCTGATTCACTTTATCTTCGGTTAAGCGTGTATTACTCTGATAACTGATAAACCAAATACTCACTAAAGGAATTAAAGCAACCACCAGCAACGTCAATAGCAGTTTTTGCGATATGCCGAATTTAACCTTTTTTGCCATCTGTTCCTCCACCACAAGGTTCTATTATTTTCTAAAAGATAATAAGACAAACGGCATTCTATAATATATTTTATTTAAAATAAACAAATTTTTAAATCATTTTCAAACTCTGAACACAGCTGAGCTGCCATTCAAACCTTCCCTAACCTGAAGCTGAGCTCCAATTTGTTGTTTTAATTCTGGAACGTGAGAAATAATACCGACCAGGCGACCTTCTCCAGAAAGTTTATTCAGAACATCTATCACTTGGTCCAGTGCCGTTGGATCCAAGCTTCCAAACCCTTCATCTATAAATATTGTATCAAGTCTGATCCCACCAGCGTGAGCCTGGACCACTTCAGAGAGACCAAGAGCTAGCGACAAAGCAGCAAGGAATCCTTCCCCCCCGGACAGAGATTTAACTGATCGCTGTGTTCCGGTAAAAGTATCAGTTAAAATCAGATCAAGTCCTGACTGCTTGCGAGCATCACGAAGCCCTTCATCCCGCGACAAATAAAATTTCTGATCAGTCATTTTCAATAAGCGTTGGGAAGCAACTTCCAGAACTTCATCCAGTAAAGTCTGCAAAATAAATCGATGAAAAGAGGTTCTTCTGTTGTTGTTGCCGCTTGCAACATCGGCTATGCGCCCTAAAGTCTGGTATTGAATATCAAATTTATCAATATTTTTTTGCTCTTGTTCTGCTCTGTAAAGCTCTTTTTCTTTAGCTTCTAAAGTTGTTTGCATAACAACTCGCTGTTCCGTTTGCTGGTTAAATTCTGCAATGGCGGCATCCAGAATCTGCTGCAACTTTCCGAGATCGGCAAAGACAAGCCCGGTTGTTTCCGTGACCGCTTGTTTATGCCTGTCGACAGCCATTGCGAAGTTTGCGCTGAACGTCTCAATCGTATCTTTCAGTTCAAAAATTTGATCCTCTGTGAGGATTGCCGCTAGAAATTCCGCTTCATCTGCAAAAGCTGAGGTCTCAAACTTTGAATTGTAATTGTTGACAGCCTCAGACAATGCTGTTTCACAGCGTCTTAAATCTTCAACGGCACTACTCACCTTCTCCTTTGTCGTAGTGTAAACCTCATTTGCCAACTGATATTTTTCTTCCAGCTGTTGCTGTTCATTTTCAAAATTTTCAATCTGCAGAGCCAGATTATTTATTTTTTCCGTTAAAAATCCAGGCTCCCGGTATTGCTCTGGTAGTTCGCGTTCAAGAGTTGCAACAAGAGTCACCTGTCTTGTGACTTCATTTTCTGCTTTTTGCCAAGCCCCCTGCTCCTGCTCCAGAACTGCTTGGATCTCTTCTTCAAGTTTTTCTTCTGCGCTAATCTTCTGCTCCAATGCTAGAACTGCCTGCCTGTTATGAGTCACAGCAAGATACGTTTCCTTGAGAGATTGCAGACGCTGGATCAAAATATCAATAGGTATATTTTTCTCGTCTCCCAAGGTTTTTTCCAGAGTTTCTTTGCGACTCAACCGTTTATTTTGTTCATCCTGTTTCAGAACCAAAGCCTCTTGTTCATACTCAAGACGTTCTTCAACCAGAGCAATCTGTTCATCCAGTTCTGACAATTGAGCATCCGTAATATTCTTATCAGTATGAAGAGCAGGGTCTGGATGTTCTTTTGAACCACAAACGGGACAGGGACTCCCTGGCTGTAAAGTTGCAGCGATTCTTACCGCCTGATCTGTTAACCAGACAGAAAGCATCTCTTGCTTCAGCAGTTTGGCCTTTTTAAGCTCACCCTTTAGGGTTTCAACACGTTGTGTTGCAAGATTAACTATGGCTGTGTTCTCCTGAATTTCATTCTGAGTATCAATCAAAGCTCTGACAGCTTTGCCTGAAGACTCTACAGTATCCAGGTTTTGATCCAACTTGCGCAGGGCAAGTATTTCCTGCCGCATATTCCGTAATTTGTGCCGCAAAGCATTCAGATCATTTTTTGCCTCAAGATATTTTTTTTTGGTTGTTACATCATGATCTTCAGCGGTTTTAAGCTCTTTTCTGGATTGCAGATATTCCTCAAGCTTTACCACCTTCTCTTCAAAAGATTGCCGCTGCCGTTTTTTTTCTTCCAACTCAGGTCGCCTGCCATGCGCTACCTTGAGAGCTGCTGCTGCCAACTCTTGTTCAACTTTGGCCCGGTCTGCTGCCTCCCTGTTTTCAGTTAACCGTTTCTCTGCCTGGGTGACTTCAAACTGTCGCGTGTTTCGACCATTGTAATAAGGCAGGATGTTTGCCGCTGATTCCGCCTGCTGCAAAATGTTCTGTTTCTCTCTATACACAGAAGCCTGATTCTGAAGTTCTTCCAAAGCTTTCTGGCTTGTCTCTAATTCTTTCAACTTTTCGTTGTCAGATTTCCCTGCATCAAAATTTTGTTGGGCACGTTGTCTTATTTTTTCTGCGCTGTGCTCTTTGTGAATCACATCAGTCATCCGCTGTTGCAGATTCTTTATCCCCCCCTTAAATGCCTGCAAGGTTGAGTATTCAGCTCCCTCCAAAATAGTTTGCAGTTTTCCTTGAGCATCCCGATGTAAACGCTGAATTTCGACAGCCTGCTCTTTCAATCTTTTTTCTATCTGAACATAATACTGGGTACCAAAGAGAGTTTCGAAAATCTTTTCCCGACTCTGTGAATCCGCTTCCAGCAACCCACGGAACTGCCCCTGGGCCAACATGACAACTTGACGGAACTGATTTGAATTTAGCCCCAGCAACCCTTCAATTTTTTCTTTGGTGAATCGAACCCCTTCAGCCAGCAATTCAGAATCTCCTTGAGAGGAGATCGCGTGGACAGAGGCAGAAGCACTTATTTTTACCAGCCCGTCACCCTTTTTTTTAGGACGTTCCTGCTCCGGTGCGTAATAACTTCGATATATTTTTCCATCCCCCAGACTGAAATCAAAAGTCACCTCAGTCAGAACATCCCCTTGAGCAAAATCACTCCGCAGATCACGCGCCAGACGGCCATCCTGACCGGCAGAACTCTCCCCGAACAGAGCCACACTCATAGCGTCAAACATGGTCGTCTTACCCGAGCCGGTATTGCCGGTAATTAAAAACAGGTTGTTGTCTCCCAGTTCACTGAAATCAAAAACCTGTCTGTTTGCATAAGGTCCAAAAGCGACAAGGGATAGTTTTAATGGTCGCATTCGGAACCTCCTGCATGGCTACTGTCAGTGTTAACAACCGCAGCAAAAGCTTTTTCTTGATCATCGCTTAAGCTTTCATCTGTGACCTGCTGAAAAAAATCAGCAAACAGATCTTCGACCGAACGGGACTTAAAATCTCTCTGTTCATTAAGGAGCTGCCGTTGATCGGGGTCGGTATGAATTTTGCGGCGAACTTCTAAAACATTGGGATAAAATTCCCGCAATCTCGGCATCGGATCAAGAATTGCCCCTTTATCGAGCAAAGTAATCTGCAGATAATCGTCACTGGGATACATTCGTCCCGATTCAAGCAGGTCAACAAACTTTCCTTCGATTTTTCTCACATCTCGTAGCGGGGTAAAACTAATCTGTTTAGCCTCAACAAACCCGTCACGATTTAAGGTAACGAGGGTCATCCCTTTCTGATGGTCTGTTTCCGAAAAAGAATATTTGAGCAATGATCCAGAATAGCGGATAAATTCGGAACCGGCCTGTTGCGGACGATGCAGGTGCCCGAGGGCCACATAGTCGAACTCTTTGAAGAGTCCGGGAGAAACATCTGTCGCTCCTCCGACCCCGAGTAAACGTTCCGATTCTGAAGTTTCGCCACCAGCCACAAAAGCATGGGTGATGAGAACACTTCGCTTCTTTGATGGATGAACTTCCTTCACCTCAGCAATCAGTTTCTCCATACCGTCATGATGGGTCTTGATCTCTTCATCTGAAAAAAGATCCCGACAACCAAACGGGGTCGCATAAGGAATCGGGTAAAAGTAAACAGGTCCATGTTCGTCGTGAAGACAAATTTGTACCGGGTCAGAGGAAATACTCCCGACAACATACAGACCTGCATCTTCCATCAATTTCGAACCAAAGCTCATCCGTTGTTGCCCGTCGTGGTTCCCACCTACGAGAATTGTTGGAATTTTCAATTGCAAGACAACTTTACTGAGAAATGTATCCAACAGGTTGATGGCTTCCTCAGGGGGAATACTGCGATCATAAATATCTCCCGCTATCACCAATACATCAGGAGGGGTTTGTTGAAGGTAGTCTTCAAGCTGGTTGAGAATATGGCGTTGATCTTCAGTCAGGTATTGTTTATTGAAAATCCGGCCCAGATGCCAGTCAGCAGTATGGAGAAGGCGCATATTGAACTCATAATTATAATTAGAGAATAAGAAAGAAAATGAAGCCCTTACAAAGTTGACTTCCAATCGGTTATAATGAAGGTATGAGACGAAGAAATCCAGACAGGATTAAATTTTTATTGGGTCGTTTTTCACTTATTTTCATGATTCTGTTTTTCAGCGGGTGTGCTGGAAGTGGTCACTGGACCTGGCAGCATCCTGAAAAGCAAGGAGAGTTACTGCTCCTACAGGACAAGAAAATATGTCGTGAGCTGGCTCAATCTGAAGTTAAAAAGATTAATTATTTCTACGACTATTACTCTATGTACCGCTTCCCATTTTTTTCACCCTTCTATGGAAGAAGACATTACAAACCATATGCATGGAACCAGTATCATTCATTGTCCAGCATCCACCACTATAGTTTTTTACAACAACAGGATGATCTGGAACGCTTCTTCCGTATCTGTATGCAGTCAAAAGGGTGGGAAAGAATTAAAATTGAAACAGAGAAACCTGAGACAGAATAAATTTAACGAACCATTGACAAGATCATATTGATGTTGTCACTTGTAAAATATTGCTGTTTTTTCTATAGTTACAGAGTGAATTAAAACTAACTTTTTAAACAAAAAACAGAACAAATATGCGTATCAATCCTACATATATTTTAGATCCACTCAAACTGCCTGTCTCTAAAGCGACAGAATCTTCTGCCAATCAGATTGAAAAGCGGCAGAGGGTTCAACAGGCAAATGATAGTTACCACAAAAATTCAGCATCTTCACAGATTATTGATGCTGAATACGTGGACCTATACAACGCTGCATCAAGCACCGTTCATAAGCAAAATCAGGGGTTCAATGTCATCCTTGATGCTGATGATGAAAATCAAAACAGCAGGGTACAACATAACGATTCATCCTTCGACAAATACCAAATGACATCAGTAGACACTCCTCCTCCCGGAACTTATCTCAATATATTTGCCTGACACACTGTCAATTTAAACGCTGCATCACCTTTTTCATATCTTCCCAGACAGGCCTCTTCCCTGAAGGATTTCTCAGCAAATAGGCGGGATGAAAAGTCGGCATAAGCGGAATCCCTTCATATTCATGCCATTTTCCACGTAATTTACTAATAGGTGCTGTCGTCTTCAACAACTCCTGAGCTGCAAAACGGCCAAGCGTTATAATCAACTCCGGTTGAATCAAAGCAAGCTGTTGTTTTAAAAAAGGTTCGCAAGCGGCTATTTCATCCGCTTGAGGATCTCGATTACCAGGCGGTCGACATTTGAGAACGTTACAGATATAAACCTCTTCGCGGGAGAGATTCATCGCCAGAAGAATCTTATCCAGCAATTTCCCCGCTTCACCGACAAAGGGGATCCCTTGCTGATCCTCTTCACGTCCTGGTGCTTCGCCAACCAGAACCAGTCTTGCCTGTGGATTTCCGGCTCCAAAAACAATATTTTTACGTTGTTTTGAAAGTGGGCAAAGACAGCAATTTTTTAAATTGATTTCCATCTCAGAAAGAGTATTGGTATTCTCCGGCGTCAAAGCACTGTCCGGCTGAATAGCCATTGGAACAGGCTCTTCCTGCGGAGATGTTATAATCGACTCAAAGCCCCACTGTTGTAAATCTTCAAGAATAGCTCGTCCTTGCGAGATCGCTTCATGACATTTGTGGTATAATTCATCTGACATTTACATTTGACCCTGGAGGCGAGATGTACCGCCTTTTCGTATTGTTGTTATTATTACTACTCGTATTTCCCGTCAATGCATTTGCTTGGGGT
This window of the uncultured Desulfuromusa sp. genome carries:
- a CDS encoding uracil-DNA glycosylase, translating into MSDELYHKCHEAISQGRAILEDLQQWGFESIITSPQEEPVPMAIQPDSALTPENTNTLSEMEINLKNCCLCPLSKQRKNIVFGAGNPQARLVLVGEAPGREEDQQGIPFVGEAGKLLDKILLAMNLSREEVYICNVLKCRPPGNRDPQADEIAACEPFLKQQLALIQPELIITLGRFAAQELLKTTAPISKLRGKWHEYEGIPLMPTFHPAYLLRNPSGKRPVWEDMKKVMQRLN
- a CDS encoding SMC family ATPase, which translates into the protein MRPLKLSLVAFGPYANRQVFDFSELGDNNLFLITGNTGSGKTTMFDAMSVALFGESSAGQDGRLARDLRSDFAQGDVLTEVTFDFSLGDGKIYRSYYAPEQERPKKKGDGLVKISASASVHAISSQGDSELLAEGVRFTKEKIEGLLGLNSNQFRQVVMLAQGQFRGLLEADSQSREKIFETLFGTQYYVQIEKRLKEQAVEIQRLHRDAQGKLQTILEGAEYSTLQAFKGGIKNLQQRMTDVIHKEHSAEKIRQRAQQNFDAGKSDNEKLKELETSQKALEELQNQASVYREKQNILQQAESAANILPYYNGRNTRQFEVTQAEKRLTENREAADRAKVEQELAAAALKVAHGRRPELEEKKRQRQSFEEKVVKLEEYLQSRKELKTAEDHDVTTKKKYLEAKNDLNALRHKLRNMRQEILALRKLDQNLDTVESSGKAVRALIDTQNEIQENTAIVNLATQRVETLKGELKKAKLLKQEMLSVWLTDQAVRIAATLQPGSPCPVCGSKEHPDPALHTDKNITDAQLSELDEQIALVEERLEYEQEALVLKQDEQNKRLSRKETLEKTLGDEKNIPIDILIQRLQSLKETYLAVTHNRQAVLALEQKISAEEKLEEEIQAVLEQEQGAWQKAENEVTRQVTLVATLERELPEQYREPGFLTEKINNLALQIENFENEQQQLEEKYQLANEVYTTTKEKVSSAVEDLRRCETALSEAVNNYNSKFETSAFADEAEFLAAILTEDQIFELKDTIETFSANFAMAVDRHKQAVTETTGLVFADLGKLQQILDAAIAEFNQQTEQRVVMQTTLEAKEKELYRAEQEQKNIDKFDIQYQTLGRIADVASGNNNRRTSFHRFILQTLLDEVLEVASQRLLKMTDQKFYLSRDEGLRDARKQSGLDLILTDTFTGTQRSVKSLSGGEGFLAALSLALGLSEVVQAHAGGIRLDTIFIDEGFGSLDPTALDQVIDVLNKLSGEGRLVGIISHVPELKQQIGAQLQVREGLNGSSAVFRV
- a CDS encoding cache and HAMP domain-containing protein, giving the protein MAKKVKFGISQKLLLTLLVVALIPLVSIWFISYQSNTRLTEDKVNQELAAINNNLITHVDGWVDMNQRMLKQNASLNEMQSMQARFQNPALETITKYYDWAYLAFTVDTKGNNIGRSDGKKTKYYGDRSYFKQIIDGKQFGKQILIGKTSGKPAMVLSTGIFDAAGNLKGVLAQAMTLTELSGKIVSNRIGKTGFTFLVDEKGEVIAHPDAETTRSRVDLSKHQALKALAQGQETSIYEDFNGDKIVAVAQKTAQGWTMVSQQNYAEAYRVIKVENQKALYLLIATFIIVCLIAVLLSRSLTAPIRDLTEIADKYSQGQLDLKITGLDRNDEIGQLSQAIERLGTSIRMAISRLQKKKS
- a CDS encoding exonuclease SbcCD subunit D, which encodes MRLLHTADWHLGRIFNKQYLTEDQRHILNQLEDYLQQTPPDVLVIAGDIYDRSIPPEEAINLLDTFLSKVVLQLKIPTILVGGNHDGQQRMSFGSKLMEDAGLYVVGSISSDPVQICLHDEHGPVYFYPIPYATPFGCRDLFSDEEIKTHHDGMEKLIAEVKEVHPSKKRSVLITHAFVAGGETSESERLLGVGGATDVSPGLFKEFDYVALGHLHRPQQAGSEFIRYSGSLLKYSFSETDHQKGMTLVTLNRDGFVEAKQISFTPLRDVRKIEGKFVDLLESGRMYPSDDYLQITLLDKGAILDPMPRLREFYPNVLEVRRKIHTDPDQRQLLNEQRDFKSRSVEDLFADFFQQVTDESLSDDQEKAFAAVVNTDSSHAGGSECDH